A window from Actimicrobium sp. CCC2.4 encodes these proteins:
- the ilvC gene encoding ketol-acid reductoisomerase → MNVFYDKDCDLSLLKGKNVAIIGYGSQGHAHAQNLNDSGITVTVGLRKGGASWDKVVNAGLKVAEVNDAVKAADIIMILLPDENIAQVYNENVAPHAKQGAVLAFAHGFNVHYGQVVPRADLDVIMIAPKAPGHTVRSTYAQGGGVPHLIAVYQDQSGIARDIALSYAMANGGGRAGIIETNFREETETDLFGEQAVLCGGAVELIKAGFETLTEAGYAPEMAYFECLHELKLIVDLIYEGGIANMNYSISNNAEYGEYVTGPKIVTEDTKNAMRQCLKDIQTGEYAKSFILENKAGAPTLISRRRLTSEHQIEEVGAKLRAMMPWIAKNKLVDQSKN, encoded by the coding sequence ATGAACGTTTTTTACGATAAAGATTGCGATCTGTCCCTGCTCAAAGGCAAAAACGTTGCCATCATCGGCTACGGTTCGCAAGGCCATGCCCATGCACAAAACCTGAACGATTCCGGCATCACCGTGACGGTCGGTCTGCGCAAGGGTGGCGCGTCGTGGGACAAGGTTGTCAACGCCGGCCTGAAGGTTGCTGAAGTCAACGATGCCGTCAAAGCCGCTGACATCATCATGATCCTGCTGCCGGACGAGAACATCGCCCAGGTCTACAACGAAAACGTCGCACCACATGCCAAGCAAGGCGCCGTCCTGGCGTTTGCGCACGGCTTCAATGTGCACTACGGTCAAGTCGTGCCACGCGCCGACCTCGACGTCATCATGATCGCGCCGAAAGCACCAGGCCACACCGTGCGTTCGACCTACGCCCAGGGCGGCGGCGTGCCTCACCTGATCGCTGTCTACCAGGATCAGTCGGGCATCGCCCGTGACATCGCGCTGTCGTATGCGATGGCCAATGGTGGCGGTCGTGCCGGCATCATCGAAACCAACTTCCGCGAAGAGACCGAGACCGACCTGTTCGGCGAGCAAGCCGTCCTGTGCGGTGGTGCAGTCGAGCTGATCAAGGCCGGTTTCGAGACGCTAACCGAAGCGGGTTACGCGCCTGAAATGGCGTATTTCGAATGCCTGCACGAACTGAAACTGATCGTCGATCTGATTTATGAAGGCGGTATCGCCAACATGAATTACTCGATCTCGAACAACGCCGAATACGGTGAATATGTCACGGGTCCGAAGATCGTGACCGAAGACACCAAGAACGCGATGCGTCAGTGTTTGAAGGACATCCAGACCGGCGAATACGCCAAGAGTTTCATCCTTGAAAACAAGGCTGGTGCGCCAACCCTGATCTCGCGTCGTCGCCTGACCTCCGAGCACCAGATCGAAGAAGTCGGTGCCAAGCTGCGCGCAATGATGCCGTGGATTGCCAAGAACAAGCTGGTCGATCAATCGAAGAACTGA
- a CDS encoding SIMPL domain-containing protein (The SIMPL domain is named for its presence in mouse protein SIMPL (signalling molecule that associates with mouse pelle-like kinase). Bacterial member BP26, from Brucella, was shown to assemble into a channel-like structure, while YggE from E. coli has been associated with resistance to oxidative stress.), whose amino-acid sequence MSQLRKAMLGLALSAMAMSVQAQAVLPSAGTLVLLPAQGDVKRANDQALATLTIEEQDKDKTVAASRVNLKMTQGTAIVKRTDPQAVLTTRGYYTYAIYADEPQKAPAKSRQPVGWRVGQTLDVLTTNLAALPKTVAAAQGVLALNGLVFSLSDKATRQLDDERIVAATRHLTERIASVARAMGRNPADAVIESMDFDGAGAMTSMENAPMAMKTMRGMAADVAVAEPSFEPGETTLHMQLIGKIRFK is encoded by the coding sequence ATGTCGCAGCTGCGTAAAGCAATGTTGGGCCTGGCCCTGTCGGCCATGGCCATGAGCGTGCAGGCCCAGGCCGTCCTGCCCTCGGCAGGCACGCTGGTGCTGCTGCCGGCGCAAGGCGATGTCAAGCGCGCCAACGACCAGGCACTGGCCACGCTAACGATCGAAGAGCAGGACAAGGACAAGACCGTCGCCGCCTCCCGCGTGAACCTCAAAATGACGCAGGGTACCGCGATCGTCAAACGCACCGATCCGCAGGCCGTCCTGACGACACGCGGCTATTACACCTACGCGATCTATGCCGATGAGCCGCAGAAAGCCCCGGCGAAGTCGCGTCAGCCAGTCGGCTGGCGGGTCGGCCAGACCCTTGATGTCCTGACGACCAACCTCGCTGCCTTACCAAAGACCGTCGCGGCCGCGCAAGGCGTGCTGGCGCTTAACGGGCTGGTATTTTCGCTCAGTGACAAGGCGACACGCCAGCTCGATGACGAACGCATCGTCGCAGCAACCCGACACCTCACCGAACGCATCGCTTCAGTGGCGCGGGCAATGGGCCGCAATCCTGCCGATGCGGTCATCGAGAGCATGGATTTCGATGGTGCCGGTGCGATGACGTCAATGGAAAATGCACCGATGGCGATGAAGACGATGCGCGGCATGGCAGCCGACGTGGCAGTTGCCGAGCCAAGTTTCGAGCCGGGCGAAACGACACTGCACATGCAACTGATCGGCAAGATCCGGTTCAAGTAA
- a CDS encoding Dps family protein: MSAKKVAVPTLDFGINDKDRAKIVDGLSHLLADTYTLYLKTHNFHWNVTGPMFQTLHLMFMGMYTEQWAAVDLVAERIRSMGEPAPGTYEQFAALTVIKSSVGLPKAQEMIRELVEGQEAVARTARAVFPIAEKANDQPTCDLLTQRMQIHEKNAWMLRSLLEE, encoded by the coding sequence ATGAGCGCAAAAAAAGTAGCCGTACCCACACTCGACTTCGGTATCAACGATAAGGACCGCGCCAAGATCGTCGATGGCTTGTCCCATCTGCTGGCCGATACCTACACGCTGTATCTGAAGACACATAATTTCCACTGGAACGTCACCGGGCCGATGTTCCAGACCCTGCACCTGATGTTCATGGGCATGTACACCGAACAGTGGGCCGCAGTGGATCTGGTGGCCGAGCGTATCCGTTCGATGGGCGAGCCGGCACCGGGCACCTATGAGCAGTTTGCTGCTCTGACCGTCATCAAGTCGAGCGTCGGTCTGCCAAAGGCGCAAGAGATGATCCGTGAACTGGTCGAAGGCCAGGAAGCCGTGGCACGTACCGCACGCGCCGTCTTCCCGATCGCCGAGAAAGCCAATGACCAGCCAACTTGTGACTTGCTGACCCAGCGCATGCAGATCCACGAAAAAAATGCATGGATGCTGCGCAGCCTGCTGGAAGAGTAA
- a CDS encoding LysM peptidoglycan-binding domain-containing protein, which yields MRLISFRGDAGEQLVDPASAAVAMQDDFHRLEREVEQALIDLLQRRQLASAGLVVAFDAGTATVTLAGPVADQILREKIILSCGNVQGVCQVVDLLDAPLSMRTRRSRLYTVQAGDTLASIAVCVYGDASQYRRIFEANQPMLSDPAQVYPGLTLRLPA from the coding sequence ATGCGCCTGATTTCATTTCGCGGTGACGCCGGCGAGCAGCTGGTGGACCCGGCCAGTGCTGCGGTTGCCATGCAGGATGACTTCCACCGGCTGGAGCGGGAGGTGGAACAGGCGTTGATCGATCTTCTGCAGCGCCGGCAGCTAGCGTCAGCCGGTCTGGTCGTTGCCTTCGACGCGGGAACCGCAACCGTGACCCTGGCAGGTCCGGTTGCCGACCAGATCCTGCGCGAAAAAATAATCCTCAGCTGCGGCAATGTGCAAGGTGTTTGTCAAGTGGTCGACCTGCTCGATGCGCCGCTATCGATGCGCACGCGGCGCTCCCGGCTTTACACGGTCCAGGCCGGCGATACCTTGGCCTCGATTGCGGTCTGCGTGTACGGCGATGCCAGTCAATACCGGCGCATTTTCGAGGCCAACCAGCCGATGCTGTCCGACCCCGCACAGGTCTATCCCGGATTGACGTTGCGCCTGCCGGCCTGA
- a CDS encoding 2-isopropylmalate synthase, with protein MSASNKLIIFDTTLRDGEQSPGASMTKDEKIRIARQLERLKVDVIEAGFAAASQGDFESIHAIAGIIKDATVCSLSRANDRDISRAAEALAPAQRKRIHTFIATSPLHMEKKLRMTPDQVFEQATHAVRFARNFTDDVEFSPEDGSRSDVDFLCRVIESVIKEGATTINFADTVGYGVPELYGQMLRTLRERIPNSDKAVWSVHCHNDLGMAVANSLAGVMVGGARQIECTINGLGERAGNTALEEVVMALRTRHDHFKLDVGIDISQIVATSRLVSQITGFAVQPNKSVVGANAFAHASGIHQDGVLKARDTYEIMRAEDVGWAANKIVLGKLSGRNAFKQRLEELGIALGSEGEVNAAFARFKELADRKSEIFDEDIMALVSDEAQSHENEHYQFVSLSQHSETGEKPSAKVVFSIAGKEASCTGEGNGPVDAIVNAIESKTASGAELLLFSVNAITTGTQSQGEVTMRLSKAGRIVNGVGADLDIVVASAKAYLSALNKLHSKVEKLNPQL; from the coding sequence ATGTCCGCATCAAACAAGCTCATCATTTTCGACACCACGCTGCGCGACGGCGAACAGTCTCCCGGCGCATCGATGACCAAAGATGAAAAAATCCGTATCGCGCGGCAACTCGAACGGCTCAAGGTCGATGTCATCGAAGCCGGTTTTGCGGCCGCCTCCCAGGGCGATTTTGAATCCATCCATGCCATCGCCGGCATCATCAAGGACGCCACCGTCTGTTCGTTGTCGCGTGCCAATGACCGCGATATTTCCCGTGCCGCCGAAGCGCTGGCACCGGCACAGCGCAAGCGCATCCACACCTTCATTGCGACCTCGCCGCTGCACATGGAAAAGAAATTGCGGATGACGCCGGATCAGGTCTTCGAACAGGCCACGCATGCCGTGCGCTTTGCCCGCAACTTTACCGATGACGTTGAATTCAGTCCCGAAGACGGTAGCCGTTCCGATGTCGACTTTCTGTGCCGCGTGATCGAATCGGTCATCAAGGAAGGTGCCACCACGATCAACTTCGCCGACACCGTCGGCTATGGCGTGCCCGAACTGTACGGCCAGATGCTGCGCACCTTGCGCGAACGGATTCCAAACTCGGACAAGGCAGTCTGGTCAGTGCACTGCCACAACGACCTCGGCATGGCAGTAGCCAACTCGCTGGCCGGCGTGATGGTCGGCGGTGCCCGCCAGATCGAATGCACGATCAATGGCCTTGGCGAGCGCGCCGGCAATACGGCGCTCGAAGAAGTCGTGATGGCGCTGCGTACCCGGCATGATCACTTCAAGCTCGACGTCGGTATCGACATCAGCCAGATCGTGGCAACCTCGCGGCTGGTCTCGCAGATCACCGGGTTTGCGGTACAGCCGAACAAATCGGTGGTGGGTGCGAATGCATTCGCACATGCCTCCGGCATTCATCAGGACGGTGTGCTTAAGGCGCGCGATACCTACGAGATCATGCGTGCCGAAGATGTCGGTTGGGCTGCCAATAAGATCGTGCTGGGCAAGCTGTCAGGTCGCAACGCGTTCAAGCAGCGACTCGAAGAGCTCGGTATTGCGCTGGGATCCGAAGGCGAAGTCAACGCCGCCTTCGCCCGCTTCAAGGAACTGGCCGACCGCAAATCCGAGATTTTCGACGAGGACATCATGGCACTGGTGTCGGATGAAGCGCAGTCGCACGAGAACGAGCACTACCAGTTCGTGTCGCTGTCACAGCATTCCGAAACCGGCGAAAAGCCGAGCGCAAAAGTCGTTTTTTCGATCGCCGGCAAGGAAGCCAGTTGCACCGGCGAAGGGAACGGTCCGGTCGATGCCATCGTCAATGCCATTGAATCGAAGACCGCCAGCGGTGCCGAGCTGCTGCTGTTTTCGGTGAATGCGATCACGACCGGTACGCAGTCGCAAGGCGAAGTCACGATGCGCCTGTCGAAGGCGGGTCGCATTGTCAATGGCGTCGGTGCTGATCTCGACATCGTCGTGGCGTCGGCCAAGGCGTATTTGTCAGCGCTTAACAAGCTGCACTCGAAGGTCGAAAAGCTCAACCCGCAGCTGTAA
- the pssA gene encoding CDP-diacylglycerol--serine O-phosphatidyltransferase codes for MASFNRRKPKRGGSSLAKMLRFKRPTSTPQQQVDAAHVRQSLRRRGVYLLPNAFTTAALFCGFYAIVMAMNQNFENAAIAIFAAMILDSIDGRVARMTNTQSEFGAQYDSLSDMVSFGAAPALVVYEWSLRGMGKLGWLAAFVYCAGGALRLARFNTNIAVVDKRYFQGLPSPAAAAMVAGFVWLMDDLGFAGPDLSWFAWAITLYGGLTMVSNVPFYSFKDIHFRKSVPFIVAFLIMLGMVAVSSDPPKWLFGLFVSYGLSGYVVYFWRLFKGKPVSIVDTSTDPLDRK; via the coding sequence ATGGCATCTTTCAATCGTCGCAAACCCAAGCGGGGTGGCTCATCGCTGGCCAAAATGCTGCGCTTCAAGCGTCCAACGTCCACCCCGCAACAGCAGGTCGATGCGGCCCACGTGCGCCAGTCGCTGCGTCGGCGCGGCGTCTACCTGCTACCTAATGCCTTCACGACCGCTGCGTTGTTCTGCGGCTTCTACGCCATCGTGATGGCGATGAACCAGAACTTCGAGAACGCCGCGATTGCGATCTTCGCCGCGATGATCCTCGACAGCATCGACGGTCGCGTCGCGCGCATGACCAATACCCAGAGCGAATTCGGCGCGCAGTACGACAGCCTTTCCGACATGGTGTCGTTCGGTGCGGCGCCGGCGCTGGTGGTCTACGAATGGTCCTTGCGCGGCATGGGCAAGCTCGGCTGGCTGGCGGCATTCGTCTATTGCGCAGGCGGTGCGTTGCGTCTGGCACGCTTCAATACCAACATTGCGGTAGTCGACAAGCGTTACTTTCAGGGCTTGCCCAGCCCGGCCGCGGCGGCCATGGTGGCCGGTTTTGTCTGGCTCATGGACGACCTCGGTTTCGCTGGCCCCGACCTGTCCTGGTTCGCCTGGGCCATTACTTTGTATGGCGGTTTGACGATGGTCAGCAACGTGCCGTTCTACAGTTTCAAGGACATCCATTTCCGTAAGTCGGTGCCGTTCATCGTCGCGTTCCTGATCATGCTGGGGATGGTCGCGGTGTCGAGTGATCCGCCGAAATGGCTGTTCGGTCTGTTCGTGTCGTACGGCTTGTCGGGGTACGTGGTGTATTTCTGGCGGCTGTTCAAGGGCAAGCCTGTCAGCATTGTCGATACCAGCACCGACCCGCTCGATCGCAAATAA
- the ilvN gene encoding acetolactate synthase small subunit, with amino-acid sequence MRHIVSVLLENEAGALSRVVGLFSARGYNIETLTVAPTEDATLSRMTIVTNGSDDVIEQITKHLNRLIEVVKVVDLTEGAHIERELMLIKVRAVGKEREEMKRTADIFRGRIIDVTEKTYTIELTGNKIKLDAFIESIDHASILETVRTGGSGIGRGERILKV; translated from the coding sequence ATGCGCCACATAGTTTCCGTACTTCTGGAAAATGAAGCCGGTGCACTGTCCCGCGTCGTCGGTCTGTTCTCGGCACGCGGCTACAACATCGAAACGCTGACGGTCGCACCGACCGAAGACGCCACGCTGTCGCGGATGACCATCGTCACCAATGGCTCGGATGACGTGATCGAACAGATCACCAAGCATCTGAACCGCCTGATCGAAGTCGTGAAAGTGGTCGACCTGACCGAAGGCGCGCACATCGAACGCGAACTGATGCTCATCAAGGTCAGGGCAGTGGGCAAGGAGCGCGAAGAAATGAAGCGTACCGCCGATATCTTCCGTGGTCGCATCATTGACGTGACCGAAAAAACCTACACGATCGAGCTGACCGGCAACAAGATCAAGCTCGACGCGTTCATTGAGTCGATCGATCATGCCTCGATACTGGAGACGGTACGCACCGGCGGCTCGGGTATCGGCCGTGGCGAGCGCATCCTCAAAGTGTAA